One genomic region from Nostoc sphaeroides encodes:
- a CDS encoding Na(+)/H(+) antiporter subunit B has product MKWIYIAAGIALFIKMLVLPNSAPVVPDFSIVESIVKDGGMPNAVTVIILRNRLYDTIFEVVVFTIAIMGAYFLLANEQPSCAIYRFTDQPSIVLARLGATIAAMVSIELAIRGHLSPGGGFAAGVAGGTAIGLIAITSSPEWMQEIYQRYHAATWEKVSVLVFIVLAAITLAGVELPHGEMGALLSGGIVPLLNILVAVKVALGSWAVILVFIRYRGLL; this is encoded by the coding sequence ATGAAATGGATCTACATTGCAGCAGGGATAGCGCTGTTTATAAAAATGCTCGTCTTGCCGAATTCAGCGCCAGTTGTACCGGATTTCTCGATCGTTGAATCGATTGTTAAAGATGGTGGTATGCCCAATGCGGTAACAGTGATCATTCTCAGGAATCGGTTGTATGACACGATCTTCGAGGTGGTGGTATTTACGATCGCAATTATGGGTGCATACTTTTTGCTAGCCAATGAACAGCCGTCCTGCGCGATCTATCGTTTCACCGATCAACCATCCATTGTGCTGGCGCGTCTGGGAGCAACTATTGCTGCGATGGTAAGTATTGAACTAGCTATTAGGGGGCATCTCAGCCCTGGCGGTGGTTTTGCGGCTGGGGTAGCGGGCGGAACTGCGATCGGGTTGATTGCCATTACCTCCTCACCGGAGTGGATGCAAGAGATTTACCAGCGCTACCACGCCGCTACATGGGAGAAGGTTTCGGTTCTTGTTTTCATTGTACTGGCGGCTATAACTCTGGCTGGAGTGGAGTTACCACACGGGGAAATGGGCGCACTTTTGAGTGGGGGGATTGTCCCTTTGCTGAATATTTTGGTTGCAGTCAAAGTCGCGTTGGGTTCGTGGGCGGTGATTTTGGTTTTTATTCGCTATCGGGGATTATTGTGA
- a CDS encoding DUF4040 domain-containing protein: MNDSYLYIIIALLPLAACMVVFQVNPYHALVIRGILGAVAAMVYAVLGAPDVALTEALVGTMLAITLYAVAVRSSLVMRLGLVKDEGDNEQHFGQLMDDLRTIFRKRQMRLELVPYPNTQALERALMDKEVHATCVRREQGHATSEDEKQFYHTAIRVKRIYEIMQTELASPATILSYVNTPAEGEKHK, encoded by the coding sequence ATGAACGATAGCTATCTCTATATCATCATTGCCCTGTTGCCGTTGGCTGCATGTATGGTGGTATTTCAGGTCAATCCATACCATGCGCTGGTAATTCGCGGCATATTGGGAGCGGTGGCGGCAATGGTATATGCGGTTTTAGGAGCGCCAGATGTTGCTTTAACCGAAGCATTGGTGGGTACTATGCTGGCAATTACCCTTTATGCGGTGGCAGTGCGTTCATCCTTAGTAATGCGTCTTGGGTTGGTCAAAGACGAGGGAGATAACGAACAGCATTTTGGGCAACTGATGGATGACTTACGCACAATTTTTCGCAAACGCCAGATGCGTCTAGAACTGGTTCCCTACCCAAATACCCAAGCTTTGGAACGGGCGCTGATGGATAAAGAAGTCCATGCAACTTGTGTCAGACGAGAACAAGGCCACGCAACCAGTGAGGACGAGAAACAGTTTTATCACACCGCCATTAGGGTAAAACGCATCTATGAGATTATGCAAACCGAACTTGCATCACCAGCGACAATCCTGAGTTATGTAAATACACCAGCTGAAGGGGAGAAGCATAAATGA
- a CDS encoding monovalent cation/H(+) antiporter subunit G has protein sequence MIDFFSYICISLGLFFWFWGTFPLLGKRSLLFKLHSLSVADTLGSMSIIIGLLLKIPSRWPLLILALISLAIWNTVLGYVLAYCSSSEGNYER, from the coding sequence ATGATTGACTTTTTTAGTTATATCTGCATAAGTTTAGGACTTTTTTTCTGGTTTTGGGGAACCTTTCCTCTGTTGGGCAAGCGATCGCTATTATTCAAACTCCATAGTCTTTCGGTTGCAGACACCCTTGGCTCGATGAGTATCATTATCGGGCTGCTCTTAAAGATACCCAGTAGATGGCCGCTGCTCATCCTCGCTCTCATCTCCTTAGCCATCTGGAATACAGTGCTGGGGTATGTATTGGCTTACTGTTCTAGTAGCGAGGGTAACTATGAACGATAG
- a CDS encoding Na+/H+ antiporter subunit E codes for MVGYLNLILRLTIWFLLTADFSVANIIIGITIALLLPGGKTARESLKDWLRVLGEIIVAIPQAYMEAFQIILRPHKYEEITMERVKPGRTPGLVFLDIFLITFTPKTIVLKYHEAGWYEVHWVRRRRKV; via the coding sequence ATGGTTGGGTATTTAAATCTAATATTGCGGCTGACTATCTGGTTTTTGCTCACTGCCGATTTCAGTGTGGCAAATATCATCATTGGCATCACCATCGCACTTCTATTACCGGGTGGTAAAACAGCAAGGGAATCATTAAAAGATTGGCTGCGTGTGCTGGGTGAAATTATAGTAGCGATTCCACAGGCGTATATGGAGGCATTTCAAATCATCCTCCGCCCCCATAAATACGAAGAGATAACGATGGAACGAGTTAAACCAGGACGTACACCAGGGCTTGTATTCCTAGATATATTTTTAATTACCTTTACACCAAAAACCATTGTTTTGAAATACCACGAAGCCGGCTGGTACGAAGTACATTGGGTGCGACGGAGGAGAAAAGTATGA